The window CGACGGTGGCGGGCGCAATCGGGCTGCCGTGGCTGTCCGCTTGCGGAGCAAGCGGGCTACTTGGGGCCGCCGACGGCAAGAAGCTGCCGCCGCTGGCAATCACCGACATCAAGACCGTGCTCACCGCGCCGGCCGATATTCGCCTGGTCGTCGTCAAGGTGCTGACCAGCGAGCCGGGACTCTACGGCCTGGGCTGCGCCACCTTCACACAGCGGCCGCGCACCGTCGAAACGGCGGTCGAAAAGTACATCAAGCCGTTCCTGATCGGCAAGAACCCGCTGGCCATCGAAGACGTTTATCAATCGTCGTTCGTCAGTTCTTACTGGCGCAACGGTCCCGTGCTGGGCAATGCCATCAGCGGCGTCGATCAGGCGTTGTGGGACATTCTGGGCAAGCGGGCCGGGCTTCCCGTCTGGCAACTCTTGGGCGGCAAGTGTCGCAAGGCGGTCGACACCTATCGCCACGCCACGGGCGAAAGCTTCGAGGACGTGACCGATCACGCGCGGTCGCTCATCGAGCAAGGCTACCGCCACGTTCGGGCACAAGTCGGCCTGCCGAACATGGCGACCTATGGCGCCGGCAACAAGCCCAAGAAGACCAAGGCGCCGCCCAAGCCTTGGGAGCCGGCCCCCTACGTGCGCAAGATTCCGCGGCTGTTCGAGCATCTGCGCAAGGAACTGGGCGACGAGGTTGAGCTGCTGCACGACGTTCACGAGCGCGTGCCGCCGATTCTGGCCATTCAGTTGGCCAAAGACCTGGAGCCGTTTAAGCTGTTCTTTCTCGAAGACCCGTTCAGCCCCGAAGACGTCGGCTATTTCACGCACCTCCGCCGGCAGACGAGCACGCCGATCGCCATGGGCGAGCTGTTCAACAATCCGAACGAATACGTGCCGCTCATCAGCGGCCGGTTGATCGACTTCATTCGCATTCACATTTCGCAGATCGGCGGCCTGACGATGGCCCGCAAAGTGGCGGCGCTGTGCGAATTCTTCGCGGTGCGCACCGCCTGGCACGGACCGGGCGACGTTTCGCCGGTCGGTCACGCCGCCAACGTGCATCTCGACATCGCCACGCCCAACTTCGGCATTCAAGAGGCCCGCGCCTTTACGCAGGCCGAGCAGGACGTTTTTCCCGGCTGCCCGGAACTGAAGGACGGCTATTATTGGGTCAGCGACCGAGTGGGCCTGGGCATCGATCTCGACGAGAAGCTGGCGGCGAAGTTCCCGATCGAGGACGACCCGCCCTTCGACCTGGAGTGGGGCGGCGTGCGGCGCAAGGACCATTCGGTAGTCAAGCCTTAAGCTGAGCGAAGGCCAATCGTGCGATTCAGAACTTCCTTCGCGATAACGAGTCGATAGAATTAGATGGCCCCTGATGCGGGCCGGTTTGGTGACGCGCTGGAACACATAAAAATGACGCTTCTCGTTGGAAATGGAGTGCTGCCGCGGTCTGAGGAATTCATTCGAGAAGTGCGGCGGGCGGCGCGCATTGAGCGACGACCGACCACGATCACCGACTCCGAATTGGTCAAAGCGAACGGCGCTTCAAGAGCACTCGAGCGGGCCGCGCTTTGGCTCTCCCCAAAGATCGTCGAACGGTACGCGCCAGACGACTTCGCCGCGTGGTCCGGCGACGATCAGCACTCTCTGCGCCAGGCCGTCGACGATTTTCGCGCGGTGGCGGCGGCGGTCCCAAGCAATAAGCCGGCCACCCGAGAGCAGTTTTCAAGGGGCCTTGATGCACTCGATCAGCTTCAGCGAGCGGTGCAGTGCATCGTGCTTTCCGACTGGTTGGAGTCCGTCGAACGCTTAACGGTCCAGGCCGAACAATGGGCCAGGGAATTTGGATGGCAGTCACGGCGCGAACGCAAGCAGCTTGAAGAAACCGTGCTCGGTAACTATTCCTTGCCACAGTTGCAGTTTTACGCCGAGCAGCATTTGTACGTTTTGGATCCGGTTG of the Pirellulales bacterium genome contains:
- a CDS encoding enolase C-terminal domain-like protein gives rise to the protein MDRRDWLKQTTVAGAIGLPWLSACGASGLLGAADGKKLPPLAITDIKTVLTAPADIRLVVVKVLTSEPGLYGLGCATFTQRPRTVETAVEKYIKPFLIGKNPLAIEDVYQSSFVSSYWRNGPVLGNAISGVDQALWDILGKRAGLPVWQLLGGKCRKAVDTYRHATGESFEDVTDHARSLIEQGYRHVRAQVGLPNMATYGAGNKPKKTKAPPKPWEPAPYVRKIPRLFEHLRKELGDEVELLHDVHERVPPILAIQLAKDLEPFKLFFLEDPFSPEDVGYFTHLRRQTSTPIAMGELFNNPNEYVPLISGRLIDFIRIHISQIGGLTMARKVAALCEFFAVRTAWHGPGDVSPVGHAANVHLDIATPNFGIQEARAFTQAEQDVFPGCPELKDGYYWVSDRVGLGIDLDEKLAAKFPIEDDPPFDLEWGGVRRKDHSVVKP